A region of Carettochelys insculpta isolate YL-2023 chromosome 9, ASM3395843v1, whole genome shotgun sequence DNA encodes the following proteins:
- the KIAA0040 gene encoding uncharacterized protein KIAA0040 homolog, translating into MEQVSSFFDSLRNFIHTKHQEGVFNTVCLAVLTGLPFLILLFLLFICCHCCFCSRRRNKGGSGGSNRHIQAERNKKRKKKDEEDLWISAQPKLLLLDKMPSLPV; encoded by the coding sequence atggaGCAGGTCAGCTCGTTCTTCGACTCGCTCCGGAATTTCATTCACACCAAGCACCAGGAGGGAGTCTTCAACACCGTCTGCCTGGCGGTGCTGACCGGGCTGCCCTTCCTCATCCTCCTGTTCCTCCTCTtcatctgctgccactgctgcttctgtAGCCGGCGGCGGAACAAAGGTGGCAGCGGCGGCAGTAACAGGCACATCCAAGCCGAGAggaacaaaaaaaggaaaaagaaggacGAGGAGGACCTGTGGATCTCGGCTCAGCCCAAGCTGCTCCTGCTGGACAAGATGCCATCGCTGCCTGTCTAG